GCGACGGAGGAAGCGCCACCACCGCGCACCTGTTGCGGTGTGGGGGAGCTAGACCGGGTGTTGGGCGGTGGGTTGGTGCCTGCCTCTGCCATTCTGGTCGGCGGGGATCCCGGGATCGGGAAGTCGACACTGCTGTTGCAGGCGGCGGCGCAGTTTGCCCAGTCAGGCCTCAAGACGATCTATGTCAGCGGTGAGGAAGCCAGCGCCCAGGTACGCATGCGCGCGCAGCGGCTGGGATTGGCGGAAGCACCGGTCAAGCTGGCGGCGGAGACCAACCTGCGCGATATTCTGACCACGCTGGAGGCAGAGCGACCACAGCTTGCGATCATCGACTCGATTCAGACCATGTGGGCTGATCACGTGGACAGCGCGCCTGGGTCTGTCAGCCAGGTGCGCGCTGCCGCGCATGAGCTGACGACATTTGCCAAAACCAATGGCGTATCTATCATCATGGTCGGCCATGTCACCAAAGAGGGGCAGATTGCCGGTCCACGGGTGGTCGAACATATGGTCGATACCGTGCTGTATTTCGAAGGCGAGCGCGGGCATCAGTTCCGCATTCTGCGCGCGGTCAAGAACCGCTTTGGCCCGGCGGATGAGATCGGCGTCTTTGAGATGACCGGCGGCGGGCTGAGTGAAGTCCGCAACCCCTCGGCGCTATTTCTGTCAGAGCGTGGCACCCCGTCGCCCGGGTCGGTGGTGTTTTCCGGCATCGAAGGCACCCGCCCGGTTCTGGTGGAGATGCAGGCGCTGGTCGCGCCTTCGCCCCATTCGCAGCCGCGCCGGGCGGTGGTGGGCTGGGACTCTTCGCGTCTGGCCATGATCCTGGCCGTGTTGGAGGCGCGCTGCGGCATCCCATTTGCCGGGCTTGATGTCTATCTCAACGTTGCCGGAGGGATGAAGATCTCAGAACCTGCGGCGGATCTGGCAGTGGCTGCGGCGCTGCTGAGCGCGCGCGAAGACACCGCGCTGCCCGCAGATACAGTCGTATTCGGAGAAATATCGCTCTCTGGTGCCCTGCGACCCGCCCCTCAGACCGAAAACCGGTTGAAAGAAGCGCAAAAACTTGGTTTCACCGCAGCGATAGCTCCAAGTGGTGGCAAATCCGTCGCGGTCCCCGGACTTGCGGTGCGACAGGCCTCTGATCTCGCCGGTTTTGTTGGCGATTACTTTGGGGCTGGCTAAAGTCGCAAGAATTCTAATCGCAGGTTAACGGGCGAGGGACATGGAAGGTTTCACCATTATCGACGGGGTCGTGGCCCTTGTCATTGTTGTATCAGCGTTGCTGGCCTATTCGCGCGGGTTCGTGCGTGAGGCGATGGCCATCGCTGGTTGGATCGCCGCCGCCATCTTGGCCTTTCTGTTTGCGCCGCAGGTCGAGCCGCTGATGGCAGAAATCCCGGTGATCGGAGAGTTCATCGCGGACAGCTGCGAATTGTCGATTATCGCCGCCTTTGCTGCGGTGTTTGCATTGGCGCTGATTGTCGTGTCTTTCTTCACGCCACTGTTCTCCTCACTGGTGCAACGGTCAGCGCTTGGCGGGTTGGATCAGGGCATCGGCTTCTTCTTTGGGGTGCTACGTGGCATCCTGTTGGTGGCGATTGCCTTCTTCCTCTACAATGTCGTGATGACCGGTCAGAGCTTCACCATGGTTGATGAGAGCCGCTCTGCCGTTGTGTTTGAGCGGATGATCGGCAAGATTGAGGACCGCAACCCCGAGCAGGCGCTTGGCTGGGTCACCACGCAGTATGAAAGCCTGATCGGCTCCTGCGAGAAGTAAGCGCCTATCGTTGCTGCCACCGCGCATCGCGGACCTGTGGCAGCGGCACATATTAGGGGATTGGAACAGGGCGCCTCAGGCGCCCTTTTTCGTGGCCGGATGGAACCGGTTGAGATTTGGCCGGCTTGCACGGTCTGGCATAGACCACCGGGCCCATCGCAATGCGACCGCCGCTTGGCTGGTTCATGGCTTGTGAACGACGGTGATGCCGCAAGGATCACTTGTCCAATGATGATATTTAGAGATGCAGGCGCGTTTACCTTTCCTAACATCAAAAACACTCATTAACACTCTGTTAACCAATTAGAATCGCTGTATCAGGGCATTGAATCGGACGCCAAGCGTGGGGTGGCGTGTGAAAGCAGACGGATAAAAGTTAACAAATCCTGTGATCCGAGGTGTTTTCGGGCAACAATTCGGTGAATGAGGCAGGATTAGCGGCCAAAACCCCTCAGTTGTCCCAATCGGCCCGATCCTTGCCCCATTTCCGTCCAATTTCGCAGCGCACATTGGTGTCACCAAGACGCCAGACAGAACGTCAGGCACACCGCTCAGAAGGACGACACCATGCTGCTGGATCACTCGACATCGTTTGCTGACTGTCAGCCCGTTGGTCTTCTGCTGGATTTCCCGGCGGCTGTCTCCCCTTCGGCTCCCAGCCGTGCCCGGCCCCGGCCACGCACCGGTGGTCTGCTGCCGCATGTGATGGTGGAAACGGATCGCGGCTTTGTTCAGGCTCGCAATGTGAAGCCGGGCGACAAAATCTACACTCTGGATGGTGGCGCGCAGGAAGTGACCGGCGTCAAACATGCCGTACCGCGCCTGACCTCGCTGGTGCATGTGCCTGCCGGTGCGCTGGGGAACGATGACGATCTGATGTTGCCGGCGGATCAGAAGGTTGGTCTGGAACTGTCCGCAGTGGAGCGCCTGTTCGATGTGCCCACCGCGATCACCAAGGTGGTTTCGCTGATCGGCTACAACGGTATCTCTGCCGCCATGCCGGAGAAGATGGCACGCATCTATCTCTCCTTTGCGGAGGAAGAAATGATCTGGGCCGAATGTGGCATGCTTGTGCATGTGGCAGGCGATACCAGCTCAGAAGATGACGGCGCCTTTCGCATGCTGACACTGACCGAGACCAGACAGATTCTGGCCAGTGAAGACGGCCGCGCACTCGCCGATGCGGGTAAGGACGATGCGGATGACCGCGATGAGGAGAGCGATGACGTGCTCTCCGCCTTTGATATGCTGCGCGGTCTGCTGGCGGCCTGAGGGCGCGATCACCGCCCACCTCTGCCAGGCTGAAACCCTGCGATACCGACCCGCTGCCCTGCTGAGACACCCGACCTGCGACCGCTCGCAGGTCGTTGTCGTTCTGGAGCGCGCGAGCAGCTAGACGCGGTTTTTCACCCCAACTGTCGTGAAACCGTGATCCTTTGGTGACATGGGCGGGCGGACCCTCTATGTGGGGGGCATCCTGACAACCGGATTCGGAGCCACACCGCCTTGCCGATGCCGCAGATGCCCCCCGCCCACCCGTTTGACGATGACAAGCTGCGCGAAGAGTGCGGCATCTTTGGCGTCGTCGGCGTCCAGGACGCCTCCAATTTCGTTGCTCTTGGCTTGCACGCCCTGCAACACCGAGGACAGGAGGCCGGCGGCATTGTCACCCATGATCCTGTCGAAGGGTTCCAGAGTGCCCGTCGTTTTGGCTATGTCCGCGACAACTTCACTTCGCAAGATGTGATGTCCACCCTGCCCGGCCCGATCGGAATTGGCCATGTGCGCTACTCCACCGCCGGGACCAAAGGTCAGACCGCAATCCGTGACGTGCAGCCTTTCTTTGGCGAATTCGCCATGGGTGGGGCCGCAATTGCCCACAATGGCAACATCACCAACGCCAATGCACTGCGCAAAGAGCTGATCGAGCGCGGTTCGATCTTTCAAAGTTCTTCCGACAGTGAATGTATCATCCACCTGATGGCACGGTCGCTGCAGCGCAACATCCCTGAGCGGATGGAAGATGCGCTGCGCCGGGTCGAAGGCGCCTTTTCCGTTGTGGCGATGACCCGCACCAAGCTGATCGGCGTGCGGGATCCGCTTGGCGTGCGTCCGCTGGTCCTGGGCAAAATCGGCGACGGCTATGCCCTCAG
The nucleotide sequence above comes from Phaeobacter inhibens DSM 16374. Encoded proteins:
- the radA gene encoding DNA repair protein RadA, with translation MAKTTYSCSACGASFSKWSGRCDGCGEWNSITEDKGLSKGGPASKSLGMRRGKTIPLSDLATEEAPPPRTCCGVGELDRVLGGGLVPASAILVGGDPGIGKSTLLLQAAAQFAQSGLKTIYVSGEEASAQVRMRAQRLGLAEAPVKLAAETNLRDILTTLEAERPQLAIIDSIQTMWADHVDSAPGSVSQVRAAAHELTTFAKTNGVSIIMVGHVTKEGQIAGPRVVEHMVDTVLYFEGERGHQFRILRAVKNRFGPADEIGVFEMTGGGLSEVRNPSALFLSERGTPSPGSVVFSGIEGTRPVLVEMQALVAPSPHSQPRRAVVGWDSSRLAMILAVLEARCGIPFAGLDVYLNVAGGMKISEPAADLAVAAALLSAREDTALPADTVVFGEISLSGALRPAPQTENRLKEAQKLGFTAAIAPSGGKSVAVPGLAVRQASDLAGFVGDYFGAG
- a CDS encoding Hint domain-containing protein, whose translation is MLLDHSTSFADCQPVGLLLDFPAAVSPSAPSRARPRPRTGGLLPHVMVETDRGFVQARNVKPGDKIYTLDGGAQEVTGVKHAVPRLTSLVHVPAGALGNDDDLMLPADQKVGLELSAVERLFDVPTAITKVVSLIGYNGISAAMPEKMARIYLSFAEEEMIWAECGMLVHVAGDTSSEDDGAFRMLTLTETRQILASEDGRALADAGKDDADDRDEESDDVLSAFDMLRGLLAA
- a CDS encoding CvpA family protein, which encodes MEGFTIIDGVVALVIVVSALLAYSRGFVREAMAIAGWIAAAILAFLFAPQVEPLMAEIPVIGEFIADSCELSIIAAFAAVFALALIVVSFFTPLFSSLVQRSALGGLDQGIGFFFGVLRGILLVAIAFFLYNVVMTGQSFTMVDESRSAVVFERMIGKIEDRNPEQALGWVTTQYESLIGSCEK